In a genomic window of Wyeomyia smithii strain HCP4-BCI-WySm-NY-G18 chromosome 1, ASM2978416v1, whole genome shotgun sequence:
- the LOC129734104 gene encoding splicing factor 1 — MTSKHKDKDRDRDRDGESSHSHGKSRDKDRDRRRSRSRSKHRDRERDRERDRDRDRDRERDHHRRRSRSRDRRRRSRSRSRDRRRSRERDRDRYDRGGSRASERDSNRAREESRDKESAYDYKGLEFTQSVIESMMSTAANAKNFAELLTSYSQQQQIQQQQQQIQAQKALLEAHNENSQSSDLGRDGPSGSGNNSGSEADARRRKKKSRWAGGDHDKTFIPGMPTILPAGMSQDQQEAYLVQLQIEEISRKLRTGDLMIPQNPDERSPSPEPIYSSDGKRLNTREFRTRKKLEEQRHQLIQRMQCMNPEFKPPSDYKPPVIRVSDKVLIPQEEHPDINFVGLLIGPRGNTLKAMEKDTGAKIIIRGKGSVKEGKVGRKDGQPLPGEDEPLHAFITASNPESVKKAVDRIKDVIRQGIEVPEGHNDLRRMQLRELAQLNGTLRETDGPRCTNCGSNEHKSWLCPDKPNITNNIVCSSCGGAGHIAKDCRSKRPGQGGPPASNNQTKIDEEYMSLMAELGEGPPPETTHQSSGPSRSYGLFEPRQAPRPLMQTPHLPPQHPAAPPVPPQHAQQWNQAAMPALPAPPPPPPGITPLMSWGQQPPPPGSPELLPPGTAPLPRFPSSYPPPPPGISQQPLAPGTGPVGSWGGSNGSAPPPLMPPGTWSPAGNGAGFIQPPPMPPGMPPAHLLSAPPPPPPPSS; from the exons ATGACTTCCAAACATAAAGATAAAGACCGTGATCGAGATCGCGATGGAGAATCGAGCCATTCGCACGGTAAATCTCGTGACAAGGACCGTGATCGCAGGAG ATCCCGATCCCGCAGTAAGCATCGGGATAGAGAGAGGGACCGCGAGCGTGATCGTGACCGGGATAGGGACCGTGAGCGTGACCATCATCGGCGTCGCAGCAGGTCACGCGATAGACGTCGCCGCAGCCGTTCGCGTAGCCGTGACCGCCGACGCTCCCGGGAGCGTGATCGTGACCGATATGATAGAGGAGGTAGCCGGGCCTCGGAACGTGATTCCAATCGTGCACGTGAAGAGAGTCGCGACAAGGAAAGCGCCTACGACTACAAGGGTCTGGAGTTTACCCAGAGTGTAATCGAATCGATGATGTCGACGGCAGCGAATGCGAAGAACTTTGCCGAGCTGCTGACCAGctacagccagcagcagcagatccagcaacagcagcagcaaataCAAGCCCAGAAGGCTCTGCTGGAAGCGCACAACGAAAACAGCCAGTCGTCGGATCTGGGCCGAG ATGGCCCCAGTGGAAGCGGCAACAATAGTGGCAGCGAAGCTGATGCTCGCCGTAGAAAAAAGAAATCCCGCTGGGCTGGTGGTGATCACGACAAAACCTTTATCCCCGGAATGCCGACTATTTTACCGGCTGGGATGAGCCAAGACCAACAGGAAGCATATTTAG TTCAACTGCAAATCGAGGAAATCAGCCGAAAGTTGCGCACCGGGGACCTGATGATACCGCAGAATCCGGACGAAAG GTCTCCATCCCCGGAGCCGATCTACAGCAGCGATGGCAAGAGGTTGAACACTCGGGAATTCCGTACCCGGAAAAAGTTGGAAGAACAACGCCATCAGCTAATCCAGCGCATGCAGTGTATGAATCCAGAGTTTAAACCACCGTCGGATTACAA ACCACCGGTGATTCGTGTTAGCGATAAGGTGCTCATTCCGCAGGAAGAACATCCGGATATTAATTTCGTTGGTTTGTTGATTGGTCCGAGAGGAAACACGCTGAAGGCAATGGAAAAAGACACCGGTGCGAAGATTATAATTCGAGGTAAAGGTTCAGTAAAGGAAGGTAAAGTTGGTCGTAAGGATGGACAACCTCTGCCCGGCGAGGATGAACCTCTTCATGCATTCATCACGGCGAGCAATCCGGAGTCGGTCAAAAAAGCTGTCGATCGCATTAAAGACGTCATTCGACAGGGCATTGAAGTCCCGGAAGGGCATAATGATCTCCGAAGAATGCAGTTACGGGAATTGGCTCAGCTTAATGGAACCCTGCGGGAGACAGACGGACCCCGTTGTACGAACTGTGGTTCTAATGAGCACAAGAGTTGGCTATGTCCAGATAAGCCCAACATTACTAACAACATTGTCTGTTCATCCTGCGGCGGAGCTGGTCATATTGCAAAGGATTGCCGCAGTAAACGCCCAGGACAAGGTGGTCCACCAGCTAGCAATAATCAGACCAAGATTGACGAAGAGTACATGAGCTTGATGGCGGAGCTTGGAGAAGGTCCTCCCCCGGAAACCACTCATCAAAGTTCCGGTCCTTCCCGGTCGTATGGGCTTTTCGAACCCCGACAGGCTCCACGTCCTCTGATGCAGACACCGCATCTTCCCCCGCAGCATCCAGCGGCGCCGCCAGTACCGCCTCAACATGCACAACAGTGGAACCAAGCTGCGATGCCAGCCCTTCCTGCTCCGCCTCCGCCACCGCCAGGAATTACACCTCTTATGTCATGGGGCCAGCAACCTCCCCCACCCGGAAGCCCCGAGCTATTGCCACCAGGAACTGCTCCCCTACCGCGTTTCCCTTCAAGTTATCCTCCACCCCCTCCAGGGATATCACAGCAGCCACTTGCTCCCGGTACCGGTCCGGTCGGCTCATGGGGTGGAAGTAATGGTTCGGCTCCACCTCCACTGATGCCACCCGGTACATGGTCTCCCGCCGGCAATGGCGCTGGATTCATCCAACCGCCACCCATGCCCCCAGGGATGCCACCGGCTCACCTATTGAGTGCACCGCCTCCTCCACCTCCACCGTCATCCTGA
- the LOC129717531 gene encoding broad-complex core protein isoforms 1/2/3/4/5 isoform X1 codes for MDEFALCWNNFADNIASGFQNLYDRGDLVDVTIACDRKLLKAHKIVLAICSPYFQEMFMSNPCKHPIIVLKDVSVNVMQELLQFMYQGEVNVKHTELQSFMKIAETLQIKGLTASHKNDRSSTPQSQPAPAHSNNNNNNNNNQIGSLNRHALKDLASGPSTSQLDPSKLNSYLAAAAKESLKRAADGSFSSATDPSYPIHYPKKALKRSTDSIDQESNSDCMDNLSSDEVFIATSPQISMIEHSSTPSRQFDLSTVKRENASDSFSSPRHSPTNLATSAAAMGASAAAVAAGMKLGFASTPTHHPALHPMFGAFEHNSSSFSGMASSLAASIGAASGSGNNSTAGGASGKGSIDYANSDYSQDFSKGIPGHMDIPAGPSVTMLSSTSLLHNSCIFNRNNTVATQQGLKTYWLCKSYRVSMCRARCITHHGQVISSTGVHNHPPHMKGPNEFPQQPVQPTPPPPLPPPNIGPPPPHHSHLNHHPQHHMNGPQIIAVNGGYDPSQNPRIQPPSSLHQTNLMGPPLQDHQYPHHQPQPPYTNDFPPNPPPQQSYISGTPMPPPDISQPQPPAQPPAPTESSNFQTDAIDIKLTQLQPSMTSSSTSGCTTDTVTQSSALLGDTVTDSMLLPPPPQPPTATLSDDQASQQHQLQLKTEQLS; via the exons ATGGATGAGTTTGCCTTGTGTTGGAATAATTTCGCGGACAATATTGCCAGTGGTTTCCAGAACCTGTACGATCGGGGCGATCTGGTCGATGTAACGATCGCCTGTGACCGAAAGCTACTGAAGGCGCACAAGATCGTGCTGGCCATCTGCAGTCCGTACTTTCAGGAGATGTTCATGTCTAACCCGTGCAAGCATCCGATTA TCGTACTAAAGGACGTATCCGTAAACGTCATGCAGGAGCTGCTGCAGTTCATGTACCAAGGAGAGGTAAACGTTAAGCATACCGAGCTGCAAAGCTTCATGAAAATTGCCGAGACGCTTCAGATAAAGGGACTGACAGCGTCACACAAAAACGATCGCAGCTCAACTCCTCAATCCCAACCCGCACCCGCGCAtagcaacaacaataacaacaacaacaacaaccaaaTCGGTAGCTTGAATCGCCATGCTCTGAAAGATCTGGCAAGTGGGCCATCCACCAGCCAGTTGGATCCGTCAAAGCTAAACTCATACCTTGCGGCCGCAGCGAAGGAAAGTCTCAAACGGGCAGCGGATGGTTCGTTTTCCTCCGCTACCGACCCATCCTACCCAATCCACTACCCAAAGAAGGCACTCAAACGTTCCACGGACAGCATAGACCAGGAGAGCAACTCGGACTGCATGGATAATCTCAGCTCGGACGAGGTCTTCATCGCAACCTCCCCGCAAATCTCGATGATCGAACATTCCTCCACGCCGTCGCGACAGTTCGATCTGTCCACTGTGAAACGCGAGAACGCTAGCGATTCTTTCTCCTCGCCGCGGCACAGCCCGACGAATCTGGCTACATCGGCGGCTGCTATGGGCGCATCAGCCGCTGCAGTAGCGGCCGGCATGAAACTGGGGTTTGCCAGTACTCCGACGCACCACCCCGCCCTGCATCCAATGTTCGGGGCCTTCGAGCATAACAGCAGCAGCTTTAGCGGTATGGCCAGCAGCCTAGCTGCGTCAATTGGAGCGGCCAGCGGTAGCGGTAACAACAGTACAGCCGGCGGGGCCAGTGGAAAGGGATCGATCGACTATGCGAACTCTGACTACTCGCAGGACTTTAGTAAGGGGATTCCCGGACACATGGACATACCGGCTg GTCCAAGCGTAACGATGCTCTCGTCAACCTCGTTGCTCCACAACAGTTGTATCTTTAACCGAAACAATACAGTGGCCACTCAGCAGGGCCTTAAGACGTACTGGCTATGTAAATCGTACCGCGTTTCGATGTGCCGTGCGCGCTGCATAACCCACCACGGCCAGGTGATTTCATCCACCGGAGTTCACAATCACCCCCCGCACATGAAAGGACCAAATGAGTTCCCTCAACAGCCAGTTCAGCCTACGCCACCGCCACCACTTCCTCCACCAAACATTGGTCCGCCACCTCCTCACCATAGTCATCTGAATCACCATCCGCAGCATCACATGAATGGACCACAGATTATAGCAGTTAACGGTGGTTATGATCCTAGTCAAAACCCTCGCATACAACCTCCCAGTTCACTCCACCAAACCAATCTGATGGGACCGCCACTGCAAGACCATCAATATCCCCACCACCAACCGCAGCCTCCCTACACAAACGATTTTCCTCCTAATCCCCCGCCTCAACAGTCCTACATTTCCGGAACTCCCATGCCTCCGCCTGATATCTCGCAACCCCAGCCACCGGCTCAGCCTCCAGCGCCCACCGAAAGTAGCAACTTTCAAACGGATGCCATCGACATCAAGCTGACCCAGCTCCAACCGTCGATGACAAGTAGCTCCACTAGCGGCTGTACTACGGATACGGTTACTCAATCTTCCGCTCTGCTTGGTGACACGGTCACTGACAGCATGCTGTTGCCGCCACCGCCTCAGCCACCCACAGCCACACTATCCGATGATCAAGCGTCTCAGCAACACCAACTGCAACTTAAAACGGAACAACTTTCCTAA
- the LOC129717531 gene encoding broad-complex core protein isoforms 1/2/3/4/5 isoform X2, with translation MDEFALCWNNFADNIASGFQNLYDRGDLVDVTIACDRKLLKAHKIVLAICSPYFQEMFMSNPCKHPIIVLKDVSVNVMQELLQFMYQGEVNVKHTELQSFMKIAETLQIKGLTASHKNDRSSTPQSQPAPAHSNNNNNNNNNQIGSLNRHALKDLASGPSTSQLDPSKLNSYLAAAAKESLKRAADGSFSSATDPSYPIHYPKKALKRSTDSIDQESNSDCMDNLSSDEVFIATSPQISMIEHSSTPSRQFDLSTVKRENASDSFSSPRHSPTNLATSAAAMGASAAAVAAGMKLGFASTPTHHPALHPMFGAFEHNSSSFSGMASSLAASIGAASGSGNNSTAGGASGKGSIDYANSDYSQDFSKGIPGHMDIPAVAPGEKWFQGRLQFMLSQRGKPLLVHDGHSFGIQYIRKDKKYWQCNLSRKYNCKARVTTTDTGDIIVTNNEHCHTEIRQHLRKDYKSMKQLNASLAALRARQQQEHDALGLGLTIGGMDVVTAATAAAVAAAAAASSSPGPNTGNTSLGMGGSNSGNSTAANGCSNNNSINAIIPLLQHQQQQQEQETSLNLSTSSNWQLKKEPLAGNE, from the exons ATGGATGAGTTTGCCTTGTGTTGGAATAATTTCGCGGACAATATTGCCAGTGGTTTCCAGAACCTGTACGATCGGGGCGATCTGGTCGATGTAACGATCGCCTGTGACCGAAAGCTACTGAAGGCGCACAAGATCGTGCTGGCCATCTGCAGTCCGTACTTTCAGGAGATGTTCATGTCTAACCCGTGCAAGCATCCGATTA TCGTACTAAAGGACGTATCCGTAAACGTCATGCAGGAGCTGCTGCAGTTCATGTACCAAGGAGAGGTAAACGTTAAGCATACCGAGCTGCAAAGCTTCATGAAAATTGCCGAGACGCTTCAGATAAAGGGACTGACAGCGTCACACAAAAACGATCGCAGCTCAACTCCTCAATCCCAACCCGCACCCGCGCAtagcaacaacaataacaacaacaacaacaaccaaaTCGGTAGCTTGAATCGCCATGCTCTGAAAGATCTGGCAAGTGGGCCATCCACCAGCCAGTTGGATCCGTCAAAGCTAAACTCATACCTTGCGGCCGCAGCGAAGGAAAGTCTCAAACGGGCAGCGGATGGTTCGTTTTCCTCCGCTACCGACCCATCCTACCCAATCCACTACCCAAAGAAGGCACTCAAACGTTCCACGGACAGCATAGACCAGGAGAGCAACTCGGACTGCATGGATAATCTCAGCTCGGACGAGGTCTTCATCGCAACCTCCCCGCAAATCTCGATGATCGAACATTCCTCCACGCCGTCGCGACAGTTCGATCTGTCCACTGTGAAACGCGAGAACGCTAGCGATTCTTTCTCCTCGCCGCGGCACAGCCCGACGAATCTGGCTACATCGGCGGCTGCTATGGGCGCATCAGCCGCTGCAGTAGCGGCCGGCATGAAACTGGGGTTTGCCAGTACTCCGACGCACCACCCCGCCCTGCATCCAATGTTCGGGGCCTTCGAGCATAACAGCAGCAGCTTTAGCGGTATGGCCAGCAGCCTAGCTGCGTCAATTGGAGCGGCCAGCGGTAGCGGTAACAACAGTACAGCCGGCGGGGCCAGTGGAAAGGGATCGATCGACTATGCGAACTCTGACTACTCGCAGGACTTTAGTAAGGGGATTCCCGGACACATGGACATACCGGCTg TTGCGCCCGGCGAAAAATGGTTCCAGGGTCGGTTGCAGTTCATGCTGAGCCAGCGCGGCAAGCCGCTGCTCGTGCACGACGGCCACTCGTTCGGCATCCAGTACATCCGCAAGGACAAAAAGTACTGGCAGTGCAATCTGTCGCGCAAGTACAACTGCAAGGCGCGCGTCACGACGACCGACACCGGCGACATCATCGTCACGAACAACGAACATTGCCACACCGAGATCCGGCAGCACCTGCGCAAGGACTACAAATCGATGAAACAGCTGAACGCCAGCCTGGCGGCGCTGAGGGCCCGACAGCAGCAAGAGCACGATGCACTCGGACTGGGGCTTACGATCGGAGGAATGGATGTCGTTACGGCAGCTACTGCTGCCGCGGTAGCAGCAGCTGCGGCTGCTTCTTCGTCACCCGGCCCTAACACTGGGAACACCTCCCTTGGAATGGGTGGCAGCAATAGTGGCAACAGCACCGCTGCTAATGGTTGCAGTAATAACAATAGCATTAATGCCATCATTCCACTGCTTCAGcatcaacaacagcaacagGAACAGGAAACTAGTCTAAATCTGTCCACCTCTTCAAACTGGCAGCTCAAGAAGGAACCACTCGCGGGAAATGAATAA
- the LOC129717755 gene encoding DDB1- and CUL4-associated factor 7, whose amino-acid sequence MSGTTGKRKEIYKYLAPWPLYSMNWSVRPDKRFRLALGSFVEEYNNKVQIISLDEDTSEFSAKSTFDHPYPTTKIMWIPDSKGVFPDLLATSGDYLRVWRAGEPDTRLECVLNNNKNSDFCAPLTSFDWNEVDPNLVGTSSIDTTCTIWGLETGQPLGRINLVSGHVKTQLIAHDKEVYDIAFSRAGGGRDMFASVGADGSVRMFDLRHLEHSTIIYEDPAHTPLLRLAWNKQDPNYLATVAMDSCEVIILDVRVPCTPVARLSNHRACVNGIAWAPHSSCHICTAGDDHQALIWDIQQMPRPIEDPILAYTAAEGEVNQIQWGATQPDWIAICYKTACEILRV is encoded by the exons ATGTCCGGAACCACGGGAAAGCGTAAGGAAATCTACAAATATCTGGCCCCATGGCCGCTGTACTCGATGAACTGGTCAGTGCGACCGGATAAACGCTTCCGGCTGGCACTGGGCAGCTTTGTGGAAGAATACAACAACAAAGTACAGATTATTAGCTTGGATGAGGACACGAGCGAGTTCAGTGCCAAGAG CACATTCGATCACCCATATCCGACGACGAAGATCATGTGGATTCCGGACTCGAAAGGTGTCTTCCCGGATCTGTTGGCCACCAGCGGTGATTATCTGCGGGTTTGGCGCGCCGGTGAACCGGACACCCGGCTGGAGTGCGTCctgaacaacaacaaaaacagtgACTTCTGTGCTCCACTAACGTCGTTCGATTGGAATGAGGTGGACCCGAATTTAGTGGGAACGTCATCGATTGATACGACTTGCACAATTTGGGGACTGGAAACCGGTCAACCATTGGGACGAATCAATCTGGTTTCCGGTCACGTCAAGACGCAGTTGATTGCTCACGACAAAGAAGTATATGATATAGCATTTTCACGCGCTGGTGGCGGACGGGACATGTTCGCCTCGGTCGGTGCTGACGGCAGTGTTCGGATGTTTGATCTACGCCATCTGGAGCATTCGACGATTATTTATGAAGATCCGGCGCATACCCCGCTGTTGCGGCTGGCTTGGAACAAGCAGGATCCCAACTATCTGGCGACGGTGGCGATGGATTCGTGTGAGGTAATTATTCTAGATGTACGAGTCCCCTGCACACCGGTAGCCCGTTTGAGCAATCACCGAGCGTGTGTGAATGGTATTGCCTGGGCGCCGCATAGTTCGTGCCACATCTGTACGGCCGGTGACGATCACCAGGCGCTAATCTGGGACATCCAGCAGATGCCCCGGCCGATCGAGGACCCGATTCTAGCCTACACGGCCGCCGAGGGAGAGGTGAATCAGATACAGTGGGGTGCCACGCAGCCCGACTGGATTGCCATCTGCTACAAGACAGCCTGCGAAATTTTGCGGGTTTAA